The nucleotide window TCCTGATCTCTGAGAGTTCCCACACAGTAGACATTGAAATGTTTGCCTGTTAAAATTTAGATGCTCAGTCCTTTTCATAAAGATCTTTTAACACTAAAATCAGATAATGAGGTTCTTTGGAAATTATGGGAAGGACAAATGTTAAAGCAGGGCTGCTACAAAACTACACTGACAAGTAGATCAACAAGTGTTGGATGAAGCAGCCATAAACTATCCCGTTTACAAAAGCATCAGAAAATCTCCTGAGTGTTGTGGTAATGCTGGTGTGAACTGACATCTTGTGGACTAGAAGATAAAACAACTCTTTGTTGGCAAATCATGACAGACGCCTCCTGTCAATCGGTAAGGCAACTTTGAAAATCATCTGAGCAAAACCTTGCTCTCCAGCATAAGCATTTCAAGGGCATAAGCATTTAGGAGTCTGTTCTTAGTAACAACCTCTTTCAAACCTCCTTTGGATTATAAcaattcaaagtccagtatactAGTGTCCAATCATTCAGCTTGATGTCGTCCACACACTCAGTCTATAGGCCCTTGGAAGATCAATTTGGCCCACTTTTGTGTCAGATTGAGTTGGGTTGCACAGAACGGGCACGCGGCATGGAAAGCATGAGTACCGTGCGGTAAAGGAATTTCTGCCCAATAGCGGGTTGACTTTTCAGAGCACACGTGGCCACAGGGTACGAAGGCATATGTTGGTGCACCCGTATCCACATAAAAGGCTGGTTCACACCCGAGCCAGAGTGGTACATAGGGGCCTATAGCTCTACACATGGGACACTCTCTCTGAGCATTGGAGTCTCGTTCAGAGCGGTGGCCCCAGTCGTGGTAGCCATGAACATGGCCACAGGCCAGGTAGACCCAGGGCTGCTTGTCCTCCTGGGAGGGGATGCTGGTCAGGGCACGGCTGCAGCGCTGCATGCTGGGGAAAGCCAGGGTGTTGAGGCCCACAGGACATTGAGGTCGGGCTGCATTCAACTCTTGCCGCAAGGCCTCCAGGTGCTTCTGAGTGGGGGTGTGGAACAGCCCGTCAGCAGTACGCCAGAGCAGCGTGGCTCCACACAGGTCAACCAGAGACCCATCCTGCAGTACGTTGCTTTCACCCTCCACCTGAGcagcaaataaaacaaatattcaaggACAACACACAAAGTAGCATGGCCTCATGTgccatgtttattttataaaacaattacTACAGagtaaaataacatttgaacAATTTTCATTTAACAATATACAAATGTGTCGTTAGTATTTGAGCAAATCAATTAAATGTTCTTTTGTTCTTCTCTCTTAACTTTTGTTCCTTTGTATCTAGCTTGATTTTTCAAGGGTTATATCATGGTTATATGGGTTGCACATCACTGAAAACCAATATTGCATGTGCATTATAAACACATGTTCTTAATCCACTGATCTCCTCATTCCTTCACTGTATTTCATTGACTTTTGCTCATTGGGACAGTGAGCACaccagcaaagcaccccaactCTTGCTTTTATTTCCGCTCACATTTTGATGTCCTACCATCTCTATTGTGAGTGCATTATTGTGCTTCCCTGTCCTTCCCCAATTCCCACCCACTACCCTACCAACATTTTACACCCATTTAATTTTTTCCAGTTTAAGGTGTGAGTGACTGGTGTTGATCTAGGGGGTTTAAAATGTCACTATGGGTTTTCAACACTATGTGCAGAACCACACTCTACCTGCAGAGGGAGCTAGAGGTGCAAACACTCATACTGTTAAAAGGCCTATAGAGCACATTCCTCTAAATAAGTAAACAAGTACCAAGGGGTCAGAACACACTCCTTCCCCTCCTTTTATAGATGTCAGACATTCTAAAAACACCCTAGCTTGCTCTTACCAAATGAGACCAGCATGAAGCATTTAGACAATAACACTATGACATTTTCCAAAATGCACACAGAAATGTTCTAAATACATCCTATTACGCTTAATCTGCCTGTATCTAGTGATATTTCAATATAATcggttttatacatttatttttgtagataGTTTTGTTCAGATTATTCCAATCTTCTTACCAAAGAGTACAGTACTTGCATAAGTTTAGGGTTCTTAACCTTAAGGTTGGGTAAGGCCGGTTCACACCAAGAAATACATGGAAGCATAGTGAAAAAACATTCTGGTCATTTACATGCTTTAAAAGCAAGTTACTTGCATCTGGACAAAACAGATTCCACTCACTACAATACAATTCACTCCCAGTGTAAACAGGCCTTTAATGGTGTTTAATGGTGATAAGGATATTTTTAACACAGTTTCAGTTTAAAAGTCACCATTACCATGGTTTGAACCAGTACAAGTCCTTCCAGCCAAGAATCTTAACCACTACACCAACACCACACCAATTGTGTTAACTGGAATTTTTGAGATCAGAGATTAAAGAAATTTCCTGACCCTGGACCTCCAATCCGAATCTTTAGTACAGATAATTAATCAACTAAAATCTAGACGatccataattttttttgtattcatttgCTTAAATTAATTTTATCCAACAGGAATtgactggattgtgaaaagtgggcattccatACCAGAACGGACCAGGTAGTTGGATCGGAAGTGGTTGAAACATGTTTGGCTCTTTATTGGTTTGTTAACTTTATTTCTCAGCCCAGGGAATAGTAGCTACATTCTGCACTAAATTGAGCAGCCGCAGCTTAATCACTAACCAGTTTGCCTCGAGTCTGAGCGGACCGTGTTTCTCTCAGCGTGTAAACATCTCCACACACCGATATCTCCCTCCACACACCAGGCTTGGATTCCTCTGTGAACCCACCCCGCGGGTGCATGACTAGCACACCATTGGTTGTCAGCCCATCCATGTGACCATCTGGA belongs to Xyrauchen texanus isolate HMW12.3.18 chromosome 16, RBS_HiC_50CHRs, whole genome shotgun sequence and includes:
- the LOC127657175 gene encoding E3 ubiquitin-protein ligase pellino homolog 2 codes for the protein MFSPGQEEHLAPSKEPVKYGELVVLGYNGLLPNGDRGRRKSRFALYKRVKANGVKPSAVHILNTPQASKAVNCKGQHSISYTLSRNQTVVVEYSHDKDTDMFQIGRSTEGPIDFVVTDTVSGGGESEETPITQSTISRFACRVVCERNPPYTARIYAAGFDSSKNIFLGEKAAKWKNPDGHMDGLTTNGVLVMHPRGGFTEESKPGVWREISVCGDVYTLRETRSAQTRGKLVEGESNVLQDGSLVDLCGATLLWRTADGLFHTPTQKHLEALRQELNAARPQCPVGLNTLAFPSMQRCSRALTSIPSQEDKQPWVYLACGHVHGYHDWGHRSERDSNAQRECPMCRAIGPYVPLWLGCEPAFYVDTGAPTYAFVPCGHVCSEKSTRYWAEIPLPHGTHAFHAACPFCATQLNLTQKWAKLIFQGPID